The genomic region acaaataataataataataataataataataataataataataataataataataataataataataataataataataataataataataataataataataataataataataataataataataataataataataataataataataataataataataataataataataataataataataataataataataataataataataataataataataataataataataataataataataataataataataataataataataataataataataataataataataataataataataataataataataataataataataataataataataataataataataataataataataataataataataataataataataataataataataataataataataataataataataataataataataataataataataataataataataataataataataataataataataataataataataataataataataataataataataataataataataataataataataataataataataataataataataataataataataataataataataataataataataataataataatgatactagtacaaATATTACTATTCCAAATATTACTAGTACAAATATTACTCTTCATTAGAACTGAAAaaagggcaaaaaaaaaaaaaaaaaaaaaaatttagacaaCCATCAAATCAGTTCAGATTTCATGATTAAGTTAATTAGTTGGTAAATTAAGATCAAGACATTCAATGGAGAGAAAAATATGCACTGTTCAAATACAACAGCTGACATTTATCACAACACAACACCAAAATTAGGCTCTTTGATTAAGCCACTGCACATAAGAATGACAACAACAATCATTCTGCTAGCGGTCACCGCCTCCTTGGGTGGTCCCACAAGACGAGCCGCCAACATTTCCCCGAAACCGTTTTTGCAAATGTACCAAACTGGCGACAAGTTGCATTGAAGCCGTTCTACCGATCTTCTGTTGTCCCACTTCTGAAATTACGGGATTAGGGTTTTGAACACTTTCGACAGGCGGAAGGTTAACCATGGTGTTTTGGGGCCCACGAGTGGCGGGTATATGGTGATTGGTGGAGTTGGCAGTAGGTTGGTTCTGGTAGAAGTGTTGCGGGATCATGTCATCTTGTACTGATGTGTCTGCGGATGCATCAGATGGGCTACACGAATAAGATGGCATGGGCCCCATTGTTGACATATCGGACATGGTTTGAACCATTGGGTTAAACCCTGTAATTCTTTTGACACTTTCTTCAGCCATCTTCACCTGTATATGTTCTATAAATGGTCAGAGTTCTACTTATGTGGAAATGGATAAATAACGATTGTACATTAGGAAAATGTGTCGGATTTagttggtcaaagtcaaaattggtcaacatttcAATATGATAAAACAAATATCAATTTGGCGTTTAGTTTCTAACCTTTGCTCTCATTGTCTCAACATCAGCTTTCAGGACTCTGTTATCGACAGCATCTTCATTGTACTTCTGGCTTATATCAGTGAGACGCTTCAATAATGAAGAGTTCTCGACCCTTAGTTCAGATACCTACGAGCAATCATAGAACAAGTGATCTGATTAGGATATATGCTCGTTTCACTTTATTTACAAATACATGAATATAAAAAGTAACAAACATACCTGAGTCTCAAGTTCAGTCAAATGGGCCTGCTTTCTTCTTCTTGAACGTCTGGCAGATTCTCTGTTGGATAGCAttctaaaaagaaaacaaaatatgAATTTACCAGAAACCATTTTGACCTACAAGGCAACAACCCAACCCATTTTGCTACCTgtagttataagtattaaaatttGGATGAAACCAACTTACCTTCTAACACGTTTCACATCTGTAGGGTCCATATTCTGAGTTGTTTCTGTATCTCCATCAAGCTCTTCATCATCGGTTAGTTCTCGTGACGACCCACTTGTCGCTGACTTCACAGGAATTGTCAGCTTCTTTTGTATTGCAGGCAAAGAAGGGATCCCGACTGGTGCACCGCCATCCTTACCTGGTCCCTTTGTATCAAACCCTGATACTACCCAAGCAATAGAAACTGATAAACCACACAATATTCATCTGATCTACACAAAGATCACAAGGATAACACTCATATACTATTGACTAATGTATGCCTAGCCTGTTTGACACATGTGAAATACATGTCGTATAAGCTTGTATGATTGAACTTTCGGGTCTTATGTATGTGTTCTTTGTTTCAGTTTATTTGTAGGTGTCAAATTGATATCAGATAATCTTGGTATAACGATGACTAGATGTGAGTCATGTGACAATTTCAACCTTTTTTATCTTGAATGATCACTTGCATACTTTTAAAAAATTATTttcatataaatataaaataattaaattgaaAAAGATGTGCTAGAAAGACCTCGAAAAAAATATAGGGAAATGCAAACAATGCCTTTCGAAATGAATAAATTCGAAATCCAAAATCTAACAAGTTAAAGGCACAAACCTTTAGGAGGAGTCTGGTATCCCAATTGTGAGGTGTTGGACGCCTGTGATCCATTGTCAGGTAAAGCTGCGAAATCTTGAGGTTTTACAGAAGATGCCTAACggaaaaagtatatataatatataatattaacacaTTCTAATCAAGAAGTTCAAATGATTTCAACATTAACACATGGCCATGATCAAAGCCTATTAGGAACTTCAATATTTTTTGCAGATATTCAAACTTCATGTTGTTAACAAAATTGAAGTTACAATCCTTTAAATGTGCAAAATGATGTCTGGTTACCTACATTAGACTTTTTAGGGCTTAAGTTACTTACTATTCCTAAAATTCGCCCTAAACAAACCCTAAGATATACTAATTCTCAAAATTGAGAGTTCAATTTGTTTAACAATCTACGCAATCAACATACTATTTATTGACTAAAATCCAAATAGATAGATAAATATAGGAAATAAAAGTTCAAAAATCCACGTCAGCAAAACTAAAATAGAGAAAGAAAAATACCCTAGTTAAAGCAACAGCTGCACACGCAAGATCAAGACGACTTTTTAGGTAATCCTGATACTCCTCCGAATCAATCGGAACATTAGGAGGAGCAAACGATGACGTTTCAGTTGCAGAAATCGTTGTTGACTTCTTCTTATCTTTAATTTCATCTTGATCTGTAATCTCTACAAAAGCAGCAGCAGGATCATCATTACTTTGATCTTTAGTAGATGAAGATTCAGGTAGTTGTGAAGATGTTTCTTGTATAAATCGTTGAAATGCCCATTCAGACATGCTCCTATTCATCATAGTTgacttattattgttgttgtttttagatgctgatgatgatgaagatgactcaTCCTCATCGCCGGCGCCGTTGACATCGGCCGGCGATGGTGACCAAAAGTGGCCCGCAATATCGTCCACTGAAAACATCCTATCCATTAATTTTCACTTTTTGTCCTTTTCTTCTCTTTGCTCTATGTTTAGTTTTGAGTAGTTGTCTTGGTGGACCTCTTACTttgtaatataaatttatttatatatttattc from Rutidosis leptorrhynchoides isolate AG116_Rl617_1_P2 chromosome 9, CSIRO_AGI_Rlap_v1, whole genome shotgun sequence harbors:
- the LOC139866163 gene encoding light-inducible protein CPRF2-like, with the protein product MDRMFSVDDIAGHFWSPSPADVNGAGDEDESSSSSSASKNNNNNKSTMMNRSMSEWAFQRFIQETSSQLPESSSTKDQSNDDPAAAFVEITDQDEIKDKKKSTTISATETSSFAPPNVPIDSEEYQDYLKSRLDLACAAVALTRASSVKPQDFAALPDNGSQASNTSQLGYQTPPKVSGFDTKGPGKDGGAPVGIPSLPAIQKKLTIPVKSATSGSSRELTDDEELDGDTETTQNMDPTDVKRVRRMLSNRESARRSRRRKQAHLTELETQVSELRVENSSLLKRLTDISQKYNEDAVDNRVLKADVETMRAKVKMAEESVKRITGFNPMVQTMSDMSTMGPMPSYSCSPSDASADTSVQDDMIPQHFYQNQPTANSTNHHIPATRGPQNTMVNLPPVESVQNPNPVISEVGQQKIGRTASMQLVASLVHLQKRFRGNVGGSSCGTTQGGGDR